The following proteins are co-located in the Spirosoma montaniterrae genome:
- a CDS encoding glycosyltransferase family 4 protein — MKVLYDHQSFTGLSYGGVSRYFFELMRSFSKRSDIAFELSLRLSNNEYLDQVSFSRHMRYRSLARSMNVNRLASALNRQYSLSRIRSGNFDVFHPTYYHRYFLKAIGNKPFAVTFHDATSERYGELYPDLGEGLYDVKKQLMRRADCIISVSEFSKQEILRYFPIEPEKIHVIHLGTSLAEQAASVNSDPALVPFSYLLYVGKRPLYKNFNGFFRAVQPVLQQHPDLHLVCAGGGPFSRDEQGLFHAARLANRVHYRPVTDTGLMNLYKHAEAFVFPSLNEGFGIPVLEAFSGGCPVILSDRSSLPEVAGDAAVYFDPENDDSIAQAVERVLTDKALQDQLRRRGTERLSHFSCEKTARQTLEVYQSLC, encoded by the coding sequence ATGAAAGTACTTTACGACCATCAATCGTTCACGGGACTCAGTTACGGGGGCGTTTCCCGGTATTTTTTTGAACTGATGCGTTCGTTCTCGAAACGATCCGACATTGCCTTTGAGTTATCGTTACGATTATCAAACAACGAGTACCTCGATCAGGTATCGTTCAGCAGGCATATGCGCTACCGCAGCCTTGCCCGTTCAATGAATGTTAATCGACTGGCTTCGGCCCTTAATCGGCAGTATAGTCTGAGCCGAATTCGGTCGGGGAATTTCGATGTTTTTCATCCCACCTATTACCACCGTTATTTCCTGAAAGCCATTGGCAATAAGCCATTTGCGGTTACGTTTCACGATGCCACGAGCGAACGCTACGGCGAATTGTATCCCGACCTCGGCGAAGGCTTATACGACGTAAAAAAACAACTAATGCGTCGGGCCGACTGCATTATCTCGGTGTCGGAGTTTTCCAAGCAGGAGATTCTGCGCTACTTCCCTATCGAACCCGAAAAAATCCACGTCATTCATCTCGGCACAAGTCTGGCCGAACAGGCCGCTTCAGTAAATTCAGATCCGGCGTTGGTGCCTTTTTCGTATTTGCTTTACGTTGGCAAACGACCTTTGTACAAAAACTTTAACGGGTTTTTCCGGGCTGTTCAGCCTGTGTTGCAGCAGCACCCCGATTTGCATTTGGTCTGTGCTGGCGGTGGGCCTTTTAGCCGCGACGAGCAGGGTTTGTTTCATGCGGCCCGCTTAGCCAATCGCGTCCATTACCGCCCCGTTACCGATACCGGGCTGATGAATCTGTATAAACATGCCGAGGCATTCGTTTTTCCGTCATTGAATGAAGGATTTGGCATTCCTGTTCTCGAAGCGTTTAGTGGCGGGTGCCCGGTTATTTTGAGCGACCGCAGCTCACTGCCCGAAGTAGCGGGCGATGCTGCCGTTTATTTCGACCCGGAAAACGACGATTCGATAGCGCAGGCCGTTGAACGTGTATTGACTGATAAAGCACTTCAGGATCAATTGCGTCGGCGCGGCACCGAGCGACTTTCGCATTTTTCGTGTGAGAAAACCGCCCGGCAAACGCTGGAGGTCTATCAATCCCTCTGCTAA